AAAGAAACCTGCTGGTTCTTGGATACGGACTATCAGGAATCTTTTGATGTCAATCAGCAATTGAACTACTTACTCAATCTTTTGGAGCCACATATTGAAATGTTGAAAACCTTGAGAATGAAGCATAATTTGAATTATCTGTTTAGCTTCTCAATCAGAGTCATGAATAATGAAAGCCCTGCGATTTCTATCGCGCAAAAGGCAATCAGTATAGCCTATGACTTGAGTGCAGAGTTTGATTTTGATTTGTATATTCTATAGCAATAGGAATAAGCTTTTTTTTAAAATACATACGTATAAAGAGTGTCATATTATATCATTAGCATACACCTACAGAGAAGAGCAATGGGTACAACTTACTTCTGATCCATAATACCCAGATGAATTGTTGATCACTTTCTTGATAGGGATAACCGGGTACTGGACGTCTCTCACTCACCCTAATGGTAGTTCAAGCAC
Above is a window of Paenibacillus sp. E222 DNA encoding:
- a CDS encoding DUF4279 domain-containing protein; the encoded protein is MDDRDLYRKETCWFLDTDYQESFDVNQQLNYLLNLLEPHIEMLKTLRMKHNLNYLFSFSIRVMNNESPAISIAQKAISIAYDLSAEFDFDLYIL